The following nucleotide sequence is from Aspergillus nidulans FGSC A4 chromosome I.
TGAGCAAAGCCTCGGCCACCGGGGCTGACAGTGTCTAGATAAGCAACTACCCAGGTAGACTTGCGCCTCTACTGGGCTCTCACATCTACATCATGCAAGCTAGATATTGTAGGGCCTGAGTCTCGAGTCCATAGGCCGATGATGTGCAAGGATAGCCTAACATGTCGCCTTGTCCTACTTCAAAGATTTCTGTCCCAGGCGCTTTAGCGACAGCTAACATACTAAGGGGGTCGCCGAACACTCAAGGCAATCATACCTATCTTACAATTCCACAAGGATAGCTTTCGTTCATTcagcagagcaagaagagataTATATGCCAATCTCTTACGAGCTAGATTCTGACACAGGTCCAGCATCCTGCGACATCTATTCTCTACTTATCTATTATCCATCTGTCTATGCTTTCCTTCCCAACAGTGAATGCAAATGCACGGACGAAACCGTATCCTGGTTTGGTAGCTTACCAAACCAGCTGTTACCACCTTAGGCAAGCTCCTTCATAACCCCCTCGATCAACTCCCTACTTTCCCCCTCAACCTTCAAGAACACGTCCAGGGCATCACTGATCCTCGCACTCGCAATGGGATCAGCCTTAATAGCCTTCTCGAGTTCCGCGCCGTTGTGTTTCAGATAATCCACGTCCGTGCTCGCAATACTTCCATCCCAGTCCGCCGCAGCTAACGGATCCGTAGTTGCGAGATGTTGCAGACGTTTGGGGGTAGAGGACACAGAGTTCTGGTGCTCGGGGTATTGCGGTTTGGGGATGTCAACGATCCCTGATGGGCGGACAGAGACGTCATATGGGATATTTGCAAGCTGTGACAGAACTTCTGCGGAGACGGTGGCGGAATCTACACCGAATTCGCCCTGGGCGAGAGCTTCCTTGGGGCTTATGAAGCTGCAACCAGACGTCCTCGTTAGCGTATCAGCTCAACTCAACCCAGTATGCTGACTGGTGGGAAAATCAGAACACTGATGGGGCTGCGCGTACTTCGCATTCTTAATTAGCGGCTGTGTCTTTCCCGTTTCTTTGTATAGTTTCCTATACATCTCGAGCATCTGCATCAGTCGTGCAGACATGGTATGCTGCGTCGCGGGGTCCTCGACGTTCGGCCAGAGGGATAGATTGAAGTTGGCCCTTATTTCTATTCTCCTCATCCATTAGCGTATTACCACTTCCATTGAGCTTCCACGCTTTCTCTAGACACTTACCATTGAAATAAGGGCTAATATAGAGACATCCGGCCTGACTGGCCGCAATCGCTTGCGGAAGCGAGAATACCGCCGTGCCCAGAGTGCGAATCCCCTCCGCCTCGAGTGTAGAACAGACACTGAGCGCGGGGCCGGTTGACGGAATCTTAATGCAGAATCTGTCCTTGGTAATCTCCACTGATTCGAATTCTTTCGCGTATAGTCGTGCATGGGAAAGGACTTTATCCCTGTCGTAGGCATACGAAGGGAGGATTTGCAGGAGGACACGACCGGAGATGAGGTTTATATTCTTTTTGCAGAGGAGGACGGCCTTTGTCAATTGTTTGTCAGGCTACTATCATTCTTGAAGCGAGGGCCCTGAGAGGAAACAGAATTGGCCGAGTGAGTGACTTACCACACGCGTATAGACATCCACCCAGCTACGGTCCTTGTACTCCCTGGCGACATCAAGCAGTAGCTGTCTGTTCTTGGGCTCACTTATTTGACCATGCACGTGGATTTGGTTGCTCGTCATGTCGTGCGGGGTGATGGGCAGGGACTTGATGAAGTCTGGATCCATGGCATCGACGTCGACGTTAACTGGCATTGTCTGGTTAGTCAAGGATCCTGTTCCCTCTTCATGAAAGGCGCAGAGCATACCTTGTTCCTCTAGCTTATGAAGCCAGGATTGGGCTTTGGCGTTGGCACCCATTGTGGTATCGGGGTTAGTCCGATGCTCTGGGAGACAGTTTATGGGTGATAATCGTTAAGAATGAAATGGCAAGGTAATCAAAGTGGCTGCTGAAGGGGATCGAGGAGCTTTATATGTCCAAAAGGGGTCCGGTGAGGGTAATAGAAGTCGGTCAGAGAAAGGGGAGAGAGGGACAGGAAATGGTCCAGTTGGACAGCTCCAGGTGTTGTTCTCGGGTAATCATCGGTCGAGCTCACATGATGGAGAAGTTACCCACATTGCAGCACGGCACAAGTCGCAACTCGCTGGAGTAGAGTATAGAGATCGAATGGGGTTGAGTTGGGTTCTGGGGGAGTGGGTCTTGAATGCATCAACTCTTTCAGAGGGGTTCTTTGCCTGGCCCAGATATGGCGGATGGATAGCGATGGTCAGATATAGGTGGTAAGACTCAGCTTCTCACCAAGCTTCAAGGCAGTGCATGCGCTGGTGCAGGTATTGTAATGTTAATCAGTTCATTTAGTAATCAATTCATTAGGTACATACATGCTGAAAACTCGCTCACAAGAGTTCCCAAATCAGAGAAGAGTAGATAACAAAGATGCAGTACCGAATGCACttgaacaaaaagaaaacaaaaataTCAAACCAAATTTCGCGAGCTGGTCATTTCTCCGTATCGCCCTCTTCCCCTCGTGGTATCATAAGCATTGACAACACGCATCTGTCCGCCCTCGTCGGCCTGACTGAACGCGTAACCTCGTTGCTTGCGCATGCGCTGCACCTGGCGCACCTTCCGGATTGCCTTTTGGAACTGTTCCATGCGGGGCCGGTAATCCTGGACGTTGTATTTCTGGATCTCTTGGACGTGGTGGTAATGCTGAGGGTAGTACATGCGCTTGGCGTACTTCCAGGCGTAAtcgcggagaagacagaTGCAAGGAAGAACAATGGCCATCAAATAGAAGATCGGGGAGGTAAAAAGCCGGGGGATAGTGCCGTAGTATTCTTCCGAGAACCCAATAGCCGGTGCTGCATATCCATAGGCCGGAAGAAACGCGAGCCAAATAATCATCGAGCCAGGAATAGCGATGAACGTGTATTTCGTCCAGATATTGGTGATCAGTGCCGCCTTTCCAAGAACGGTGGCCAGAACGGCGGTGTACAGCGCCGAGCCCCAGACCCAATGGCCGGCAACCTTGCCGTCGGCTTGTGGGAGATCATAGAGGAAAATCAGTTGAGAGACGATATACAGTAGCAGAGAATGGTAAAATCCATTGGCGATCCACGACCAGAAGCTGTGGCGCTTGAAGAACAGTCCCTTCTGCCCAAGCTGATATAGCTGGGGATACCGGTCTAGGAGACGAGCAGAGATGAATTGATCGCAAATACCCATGGCGAATGGAGGAAGGACTGTGAAGAAAACGTTGTAAAATGATAGTGTCCATGATTCGTAGATAACTTCACCAGAGAATGCATTTTGGAAGGAGTACTGGGAACATTAGCTTGAGACAATTCGAACAAGTAG
It contains:
- a CDS encoding uncharacterized protein (transcript_id=CADANIAT00006899), coding for MGANAKAQSWLHKLEEQGMLCAFHEEGTGSLTNQTMPVNVDVDAMDPDFIKSLPITPHDMTSNQIHVHGQISEPKNRQLLLDVAREYKDRSWVDVYTRVAVLLCKKNINLISGRVLLQILPSYAYDRDKVLSHARLYAKEFESVEITKDRFCIKIPSTGPALSVCSTLEAEGIRTLGTAVFSLPQAIAASQAGCLYISPYFNEIRANFNLSLWPNVEDPATQHTMSARLMQMLEMYRKLYKETGKTQPLIKNANFISPKEALAQGEFGVDSATVSAEVLSQLANIPYDVSVRPSGIVDIPKPQYPEHQNSVSSTPKRLQHLATTDPLAAADWDGSIASTDVDYLKHNGAELEKAIKADPIASARISDALDVFLKVEGESRELIEGVMKELA